A single window of Aphidius gifuensis isolate YNYX2018 linkage group LG1, ASM1490517v1, whole genome shotgun sequence DNA harbors:
- the LOC122847650 gene encoding carboxypeptidase N subunit 2-like isoform X1 has translation MGTSFLLLLFSVVFAVCISMTNAARWTMDPSEMLEENRHVCQNYFCHNTSIYYDFYICKRSNKSLTDISITKTTTEYLPRDLFKGLEHLTKLSLEKVGLEELEEDIFEDLSNLSKLVLKANELTALPNTIFHQLNNLEILDISSNELESFESNTFEGLFNLKKLDLSYNKLKSLKGSLFRELHSLTRLSLSSNKLTKLEAGAFNGLLQLESLDINYNNLNTLPIGIFSELISLKDLQLASNKLTGPLEFGVFDGLPSLTRLNLGENKLTLVPEAFSSYLDTLMSLNLELNHIEVLGANDFDGLTNLKSLNLNNNSIKHIPDDIFSQNKNLEFLQLDYNGIENIESNVFQGLSKLEMISMRDIKLRCFVQKCFNGLGSVKMFLSTYRNEDF, from the exons ATGGGAACatcatttctattattattattttcggtGGTTTTCGCTGTTTGTATTTCGA TGACAAATGCAGCAAGATGGACAATGGATCCTTCTGAAATGCTTGAAGAAAATCGACATgtttgtcaaaattatttttgccaCAACACATCAATCTATTACGATTTCTATATATGCAAGCGTTCGAATAAAAGTCTTACTGATAtatcaataacaaaaacaacaacagaaTATCTTCCACGTGATTTATTCAAAGGACTTGAGCATCttacaaaattatcattagaAAAAGTTGGTCTAGAAGAACTTGAAGAAGATATTTTTGAAGATTTGAGTAATCTTTCAAAGCTGGTTTTAAAAGCAAATGAACTTACAGCTCTTCCAAATactatttttcatcaattaaataatcttgaaATATTAGATATTAGTTCAAACGAATTAGAATCATTTGAATCAAATACTTTTGAAGGATTATTTAATCTTAAAAAACTTGATCTCTcatataacaaattaaaatcattgaaaggATCATTGTTTAGAGAGCTTCATTCTCTTACACGTTTAAGTTTGAGTTCAAACAAACTGACGAAACTTGAAGCTGGTGCTTTCAATGGTCTACTACAACTTGAATcacttgatattaattataataatttaaatactctTCCAATTGGAATATTTAGTGAACTGATATCTTTAAAAGATTTGCAACTggcttcaaataaattaactggTCCTCTTGAATTTGGTGTATTTGATGGATTACCAAGTTTAACAAGACTAAACTTgggtgaaaataaattaactctTGTACCAGAAGCTTTTTCAAGTTATCTTGATACTCTCATGTCATTGAATTTAGAATTAAATCATATTGAAGTACTTGGAGCAAATGATTTTGATGGtttaactaatttaaaaagtttaaatttaaacaacaatagtATAAAACATATTCCAGATGATATTTttagtcaaaataaaaatcttgaatttttacaaCTTGATTATAAtggaattgaaaatattgaatcaaatGTCTTTCAAGGTTTAAGTAAGCTAGAAATGATATCAATGcgtgatattaaattaagaTGTTTTGTTCAAAAATGTTTCAATGGACTTGGATCAGTTAAAATGTTTTTGTCAACTTATAGAAAtgaagatttttaa